The following coding sequences lie in one Thermosulfuriphilus ammonigenes genomic window:
- the mazG gene encoding nucleoside triphosphate pyrophosphohydrolase, with translation MDRVRSSGEGFERLVEIVRRLRAPDGCPWDRKQTPLSLKKYLLEEAYEAVEAIDEGDAAHIAEELGDLLFLIIFVAYLYEEKGAFDLRGLLEQTAAKMIRRHPHVFGEKQAQSAEEVINNWQKIKEAEARKTSEPRSSVLGNLPRTLPALQQAYRVGERASRVGFDWSGPKDLWPKVEEELNELKEAIARGEKEATFAELGDLLFTLVNLSRHLGINPEEALRQTIERFIQRFILMERKFEARGRRLREASLAEMDAVWEEIKSEEV, from the coding sequence ATGGACAGGGTCAGATCTTCAGGAGAGGGCTTTGAACGTCTTGTAGAGATTGTCCGTCGGCTTCGAGCTCCAGATGGTTGTCCTTGGGACAGAAAGCAGACTCCTTTAAGCCTTAAAAAGTATCTCTTGGAGGAAGCCTATGAGGCTGTGGAGGCCATTGATGAGGGTGATGCCGCCCATATAGCTGAGGAGCTGGGGGATCTTCTTTTTCTGATTATTTTTGTGGCCTATCTTTATGAAGAAAAGGGAGCCTTTGACCTCAGGGGGCTTCTTGAGCAAACAGCCGCCAAGATGATCCGCCGACATCCCCACGTATTTGGGGAAAAACAGGCTCAAAGCGCCGAGGAGGTTATCAACAACTGGCAAAAGATAAAAGAGGCAGAGGCCCGAAAGACCTCGGAGCCCCGATCTTCTGTTCTGGGAAATCTTCCTCGCACCCTTCCGGCTCTCCAACAGGCCTACCGAGTCGGGGAAAGGGCCAGTCGGGTGGGTTTTGACTGGTCTGGGCCTAAAGACTTATGGCCCAAAGTGGAGGAAGAACTTAACGAGCTGAAGGAGGCCATAGCCAGGGGAGAAAAAGAGGCCACTTTTGCCGAGCTAGGGGATTTACTTTTTACCCTGGTCAACCTATCTCGCCATCTAGGGATAAATCCCGAGGAGGCTCTACGGCAGACCATAGAGCGTTTTATCCAGCGTTTTATCCTTATGGAAAGAAAGTTTGAGGCCCGGGGCCGAAGGCTGAGAGAGGCCTCTTTGGCTGAGATGGACGCTGTTTGGGAAGAAATTAAGTCCGAGGAGGTCTAG
- a CDS encoding YggS family pyridoxal phosphate-dependent enzyme produces MKDIAERLKAIRERIAQAALRAGRSPKEIKLLAASKTVSVEKIRQAAAAGVQIFGENYVQEAREKIKQLKDLGLTWHLIGHLQKNKAKLAVELFDLIETVDSLSLAEELNRRARARGKIMPILVEVNIGGEKSKAGVAPQDLLKFIGEIAPLANLRVCDLMTIPPFREDPEEVRPYFRQLRELAEELKRAAIPGVEIKDLSMGMSHDFEVAIEEGATIVRLGTAIFGPRPPRT; encoded by the coding sequence ATGAAAGATATTGCTGAACGTCTGAAGGCTATCCGGGAAAGAATAGCCCAAGCGGCCCTTCGAGCTGGTAGAAGCCCGAAAGAGATAAAACTCCTTGCCGCCAGTAAAACCGTCTCCGTAGAGAAAATACGCCAGGCAGCCGCTGCGGGAGTGCAAATCTTTGGTGAGAATTATGTTCAAGAGGCCCGCGAAAAGATCAAACAACTTAAGGACCTGGGGCTTACCTGGCACCTCATTGGCCACCTTCAAAAAAATAAGGCCAAGCTGGCCGTAGAACTTTTTGATCTTATCGAAACGGTGGATTCCCTCTCCTTGGCAGAGGAACTCAACCGCAGAGCAAGGGCTCGAGGGAAAATTATGCCCATTTTGGTAGAGGTGAACATTGGAGGTGAAAAAAGTAAGGCCGGGGTCGCCCCCCAAGATCTTTTAAAGTTCATAGGAGAGATAGCCCCCCTTGCCAACCTCCGTGTCTGCGACTTAATGACCATCCCCCCTTTTCGGGAAGACCCAGAAGAGGTAAGGCCCTATTTTCGTCAGCTCCGGGAGCTAGCCGAAGAGCTCAAAAGAGCGGCCATACCCGGTGTAGAGATAAAAGATCTTTCCATGGGCATGAGTCATGACTTTGAGGTGGCCATTGAAGAGGGAGCAACTATTGTCCGCCTAGGAACGGCTATCTTTGGCCCTAGACCTCCTCGGACTTAA
- a CDS encoding CarD family transcriptional regulator, with translation MFNVGDLAVYPAHGVGVIESIEQKVVGGVEQTFYIMRILSTNMTIMIPKASADRVGLRTIISDDEVSRVYDVLREREVTINTQTWNRRYREYMEKIKTGSIFEVAQVLRDLYILKADKPLSFGERKMLDTAKSLLVKELSIAKNTDEEEVEREIEAIFADTCPENASQGG, from the coding sequence ATGTTTAATGTCGGAGACTTAGCGGTTTATCCTGCGCACGGTGTAGGGGTAATTGAATCTATTGAACAAAAAGTTGTCGGTGGTGTGGAACAGACCTTTTACATTATGCGCATTTTAAGCACTAACATGACCATAATGATTCCCAAAGCCAGTGCAGATAGGGTGGGGCTGAGAACAATTATCTCCGACGATGAAGTCTCCCGAGTCTACGATGTATTAAGGGAGCGTGAGGTGACCATAAACACCCAGACCTGGAACAGACGCTACCGGGAATACATGGAAAAAATCAAAACGGGGAGCATTTTTGAGGTGGCCCAGGTCTTGAGGGATCTTTATATTCTAAAAGCAGATAAGCCTCTTTCCTTTGGTGAAAGGAAGATGCTCGATACCGCTAAGAGTCTCCTGGTAAAGGAGCTTTCTATCGCTAAAAACACCGATGAAGAGGAGGTCGAGAGGGAGATTGAGGCCATCTTTGCTGACACCTGCCCAGAGAACGCCTCTCAAGGAGGTTAA
- a CDS encoding PIN/TRAM domain-containing protein: protein MAKNVLRFLLILICSVSGFFVFQQMPQAGEHRWLPWLGSLVGASVAGLAILIERLVRRVPLKLIIGGTLGLFVGLVLARLLSFVFEGLNSGLVGTLLYVMLSVFFGYLGLVLGQKKIEEVGWAAPGSSTVASALSYLSRHIPRRECPKVVDTSAIIDGRLYDICATGFVDGPLIIPRFVLEELQYIADSTDPIKRTRGRRGLELLERLQEEDLIEVRIVDQDYPQIKETDAKLIALAKDLQAKLITTDYNLNKVARLQGVPVMNVNELANALKPVLIPGESLKVTVLKEGKEPNQGVAYLEDGTMVVIENGRRLIGQEIEAVVTSVLQTPAGRIIFVQPKSESLKEVVSA from the coding sequence TTGGCCAAAAATGTCCTCCGTTTCTTGCTCATCCTGATCTGTTCGGTATCTGGTTTTTTTGTCTTCCAGCAAATGCCTCAGGCCGGAGAGCATCGGTGGCTCCCCTGGTTGGGATCTTTAGTCGGGGCCTCGGTGGCAGGATTGGCCATCCTCATTGAGCGTTTGGTTCGTCGAGTTCCCCTAAAGCTCATCATTGGGGGCACCTTGGGGCTCTTTGTCGGTCTTGTCCTGGCCCGGCTTCTGAGCTTTGTCTTTGAGGGGCTCAACTCCGGCCTGGTAGGAACCCTGCTTTATGTAATGCTTAGCGTCTTCTTTGGTTATTTGGGGTTGGTTTTGGGGCAGAAAAAAATTGAAGAGGTGGGCTGGGCCGCTCCTGGTTCTTCTACTGTGGCCAGCGCTCTCTCCTACCTTTCTCGCCATATTCCCAGACGGGAGTGCCCCAAGGTGGTGGACACCAGTGCCATTATTGATGGGCGTCTTTACGATATTTGTGCTACGGGTTTTGTTGATGGCCCTCTAATAATTCCCCGGTTTGTCCTTGAAGAGCTCCAGTATATTGCCGACTCGACGGATCCTATCAAACGAACCCGTGGCCGTCGAGGGCTTGAACTTCTTGAGCGGCTCCAGGAGGAGGATTTAATCGAGGTTCGTATTGTGGACCAAGATTACCCTCAGATCAAGGAAACCGACGCTAAACTAATTGCTTTGGCCAAAGATCTCCAGGCCAAGCTGATCACCACAGACTATAATCTCAATAAAGTGGCCCGCCTTCAGGGCGTACCGGTAATGAACGTTAATGAGTTGGCCAATGCCCTTAAGCCGGTGCTTATTCCCGGTGAATCTCTCAAGGTAACGGTCCTCAAGGAGGGTAAGGAGCCCAATCAAGGGGTGGCCTACCTTGAAGATGGTACCATGGTAGTTATCGAAAATGGTCGCCGTTTAATTGGTCAGGAAATCGAAGCTGTTGTTACCAGTGTTCTTCAGACCCCGGCCGGCCGGATCATATTCGTTCAGCCCAAGTCGGAATCCCTAAAAGAGGTTGTCTCGGCTTAA
- a CDS encoding RluA family pseudouridine synthase: MSRLKKLLIVEDPASGQRLDVYLAGRLSLSRSQVKKALEAGHITVGGKRAKVSHKVRPGEEIRVDLPSPEPLPKMEPEDVPFEILYEDEDLAVINKPPGVVVHPAAGHWRGTLVHGLLKRLKDLSGVSGKIRPGIVHRLDKDTSGIMVVAKNDFAHLTLAHQFKTSQVTKIYLALVHGCPRDLEGKIDLPIGRHPVHRQKMSVHCRVCREAVTFWRLLKSFKGATLLEVRPLTGRTHQIRVHLSAIGHPIVGDPLYGGRRPTGPKASRQLLHAYRLTFVHPRTKAAVSFEAPLPEDMLAIINNLEQKQRRND; this comes from the coding sequence TTGTCTCGGCTTAAGAAGCTGCTCATCGTGGAAGATCCCGCCTCTGGCCAGCGTCTAGATGTATATCTAGCTGGCAGACTCTCCCTTTCTCGATCCCAGGTAAAAAAGGCCTTGGAGGCTGGTCATATTACCGTGGGCGGAAAGAGGGCCAAAGTCAGCCATAAGGTCCGTCCTGGAGAAGAGATCAGAGTTGATCTTCCTTCACCAGAACCACTTCCAAAGATGGAGCCAGAAGATGTTCCTTTTGAAATTCTTTATGAGGATGAGGATCTAGCGGTAATAAATAAGCCTCCCGGGGTGGTAGTCCATCCAGCAGCCGGCCATTGGCGAGGGACCTTGGTCCATGGTCTTCTAAAAAGATTAAAGGATCTTTCCGGAGTTTCCGGAAAGATCCGGCCGGGTATCGTTCATCGACTAGATAAGGACACCTCCGGAATTATGGTGGTAGCTAAGAACGATTTTGCCCACTTAACCCTTGCTCATCAATTTAAGACTTCTCAGGTTACCAAGATCTATCTGGCCTTAGTCCATGGATGTCCTCGGGACCTTGAAGGGAAAATTGATCTTCCTATTGGAAGGCATCCCGTTCATCGTCAAAAGATGTCGGTACACTGTCGGGTATGTCGGGAGGCTGTTACCTTTTGGCGGCTTCTCAAATCTTTTAAGGGGGCCACTTTGCTTGAGGTTCGGCCGCTTACCGGCAGAACCCACCAGATAAGGGTCCATCTTTCGGCTATAGGGCATCCCATAGTGGGAGACCCCCTCTATGGGGGGCGCCGTCCCACCGGACCTAAGGCTTCTCGGCAGTTGCTCCACGCCTATCGGCTAACATTTGTTCATCCACGCACTAAGGCCGCCGTGTCGTTTGAGGCCCCTTTACCAGAAGATATGCTTGCAATTATTAATAACCTAGAACAAAAACAACGGAGAAATGATTAA
- the coaE gene encoding dephospho-CoA kinase (Dephospho-CoA kinase (CoaE) performs the final step in coenzyme A biosynthesis.), producing MIKIGLTGAQGSGKTTVLGFFRDQGFKTLCCDELAREITAPGQEAFWEIVSLFGPEILSETGVLNRRLIWEKIIADSNLRKALEAIIHPPLKVLIENFFQQASPGEIIVVEVPLLFEASWKDLFDYTVAVYTPVSIIVKRIAKRYNISADEARKWLEIQLPPEEKARLADFVIDNSGSLEATKEQVRELSLFFKEQAKVVDP from the coding sequence ATGATTAAAATAGGCCTTACTGGGGCGCAAGGGTCCGGTAAAACGACTGTTCTGGGCTTTTTTCGGGATCAGGGTTTTAAAACCCTCTGCTGTGATGAGCTGGCTCGAGAAATCACCGCCCCGGGACAAGAGGCCTTTTGGGAGATCGTATCCCTTTTTGGTCCAGAGATTCTCTCTGAAACTGGAGTTCTTAATCGGCGCCTCATTTGGGAAAAGATTATTGCTGATTCCAACTTGCGTAAGGCCCTTGAGGCTATCATTCATCCCCCTCTCAAGGTATTAATTGAAAACTTTTTTCAGCAGGCCTCACCAGGAGAGATTATTGTCGTTGAGGTTCCCCTCCTTTTTGAGGCTTCTTGGAAGGATCTTTTTGACTATACGGTGGCCGTCTATACTCCAGTATCAATTATTGTTAAAAGAATTGCCAAACGGTATAACATCTCTGCGGATGAGGCCCGGAAGTGGCTGGAGATCCAGCTTCCTCCAGAAGAGAAGGCCCGTTTGGCTGATTTTGTCATTGATAACTCCGGTAGCCTTGAGGCCACAAAGGAACAAGTCAGGGAATTGAGCCTCTTTTTTAAAGAGCAGGCTAAAGTAGTTGATCCTTAG